In one Corallococcus sp. EGB genomic region, the following are encoded:
- a CDS encoding acyl-CoA dehydrogenase, protein MSAGINTYKTDLREIFFTLFEQFGFGQVAGQAPYDAWGPDEAKAVLTETYRFAREVLGPLNSVGDREGCRVENGSVFTPKGFKDAWGKLYEQGFKTVAVSPDHGGQGAPMMLQVTVEEILSGANTAFNMYPGLAFGAAEVIAECGTPAQQKQFVERMLNGTWGGTMCLTEPHAGSDVGAAKSTAKRNADGTYSIKGTKIFISGGDHDMAGNIIHLVLARIEGAPAGTKGLSLFIVPKLRINADGSAGQSNDVTVASIEHKMGINGSATCVLNFGENDACLGELVGTVEHVGMSQMFKMMNGARIAVGIQGVSLASAAYYNALDYAKDRKQGSHFTKWKDPTAPRAAIIEHPDVRRMLLDIKAHVEGIRALIIKLAMHLDKARQLTGKDDDAASYHKGQVEVLTPLVKAYGSDQAFRLCAQAIQVYGGAGYIQDYPVEQYTRDSKIFSIYEGTNHIQAMDLVGRKMGQAGGAHFQQFMGDVGSFVEAHRDHPVLGEAVKTLAGAQEGLMSSAMALFGWSQDQARFPLIPLSANRFLNMMSEVAVGWLLLDAAVIAEKAAANVAADHPDKAFYEGKKFSALWYARNVLPNVEYAARLIATEDTSPMDITDAAFGGV, encoded by the coding sequence ATGTCCGCCGGCATCAACACCTACAAGACCGACCTCAGGGAAATCTTCTTCACGCTGTTCGAGCAGTTCGGCTTCGGCCAGGTGGCGGGCCAGGCGCCGTATGACGCCTGGGGGCCGGACGAAGCGAAGGCGGTCCTCACGGAGACGTACCGCTTCGCGCGCGAGGTGCTGGGGCCCCTCAACTCGGTGGGTGACCGCGAGGGCTGCCGGGTGGAGAACGGCTCCGTCTTCACGCCCAAGGGCTTCAAGGACGCGTGGGGCAAGCTCTACGAGCAGGGCTTCAAGACGGTGGCGGTGAGCCCCGACCACGGCGGCCAGGGCGCGCCGATGATGCTCCAGGTGACGGTGGAGGAGATCCTCTCCGGCGCCAACACGGCCTTCAACATGTACCCGGGCCTGGCGTTCGGCGCGGCGGAGGTCATCGCCGAGTGCGGCACGCCCGCGCAGCAGAAGCAGTTCGTGGAGCGCATGCTCAACGGCACCTGGGGCGGCACCATGTGCCTCACGGAGCCGCACGCCGGCTCCGACGTGGGTGCGGCCAAGTCCACCGCGAAGCGCAACGCGGACGGCACCTACAGCATCAAGGGCACGAAGATCTTCATCTCCGGCGGCGACCACGACATGGCCGGGAACATCATCCACCTGGTGCTCGCGCGCATTGAAGGCGCGCCGGCCGGCACCAAGGGCCTGTCGCTGTTCATCGTCCCCAAGCTGCGCATCAACGCGGACGGCTCCGCGGGCCAGTCCAACGACGTCACCGTGGCGTCCATCGAGCACAAGATGGGCATCAACGGCTCCGCGACCTGTGTCCTCAACTTCGGTGAGAACGACGCCTGTCTGGGCGAGCTCGTGGGCACCGTCGAGCACGTGGGCATGAGCCAGATGTTCAAGATGATGAACGGCGCGCGCATCGCCGTGGGCATCCAGGGCGTGAGCCTGGCGTCGGCCGCGTACTACAACGCGCTCGACTACGCGAAGGACCGCAAGCAGGGCTCGCACTTCACCAAGTGGAAGGACCCCACCGCGCCCCGCGCCGCCATCATCGAGCACCCGGACGTGCGCCGCATGCTGCTGGACATCAAGGCGCACGTGGAGGGCATCCGCGCGTTGATCATCAAGCTGGCCATGCACCTGGACAAGGCGAGGCAGCTGACGGGCAAGGATGACGACGCTGCCAGCTATCACAAGGGCCAGGTGGAGGTGCTGACGCCGCTGGTGAAGGCCTACGGCTCGGATCAGGCCTTCCGCCTCTGCGCGCAGGCCATCCAGGTGTACGGCGGCGCCGGCTACATCCAGGACTACCCGGTGGAGCAGTACACGCGCGACTCGAAGATCTTCTCCATCTACGAGGGCACCAACCACATCCAGGCCATGGACCTGGTGGGCCGCAAGATGGGCCAGGCGGGCGGCGCGCACTTCCAGCAGTTCATGGGCGACGTGGGCAGCTTCGTGGAGGCGCACCGCGACCACCCGGTGCTGGGCGAGGCCGTGAAGACGCTGGCCGGCGCGCAGGAAGGCCTGATGTCCAGCGCGATGGCGCTGTTCGGCTGGTCGCAGGACCAGGCCCGCTTCCCGCTCATCCCCCTGTCCGCCAACCGCTTCCTCAACATGATGTCCGAGGTCGCCGTGGGCTGGCTGCTGCTGGACGCGGCCGTCATCGCGGAGAAGGCCGCCGCCAACGTGGCCGCGGACCACCCGGACAAGGCGTTCTACGAGGGCAAGAAGTTCAGCGCCCTGTGGTACGCCCGCAACGTGCTGCCCAACGTGGAGTACGCCGCGCGCCTCATCGCCACCGAGGACACCTCGCCCATGGACATCACCGACGCGGCGTTCGGCGGCGTCTGA
- a CDS encoding general secretion pathway protein GspE, translating to MRKKIGELLVQAGVVTDEQVKQALASGRRGQGRKLGEVLVSMGLCTGQDIARALAAQHELPFVKLPEYIPHGVSSLVSMDFQTEHRVLLFAAEQDGRSEKIHVAVEDPGNLMLVDELRFQLRKPLKVFVAASDDLEQALSRGRGEPLDIVEAEPMDMDEDDSPDILPSPPPAAARPPAPPRPPAPPLDWDLPPPPPHDSSTDGAEVLEDILGSTPRPKAPRPPPPPAAARPPPPPPPSEPEDPSKPRVPVVLFGGAAQGVKPSVALTPKPDFSEEDLAVLDDIDRISRGEEASLDTEKVKPARMVASLIRLLIRKGLIQEAEFLEELAQK from the coding sequence ATGCGCAAGAAGATTGGTGAGCTCCTCGTCCAGGCCGGAGTGGTGACGGACGAGCAGGTGAAGCAGGCCCTGGCCTCCGGACGTCGCGGGCAGGGACGCAAGCTGGGGGAGGTGCTGGTGTCCATGGGCCTGTGCACGGGCCAGGACATCGCGCGGGCGCTGGCGGCGCAGCACGAGCTGCCGTTCGTGAAGCTCCCCGAGTACATCCCGCACGGGGTGTCGTCGCTGGTGTCCATGGACTTCCAGACGGAGCACCGGGTGCTCCTCTTCGCCGCGGAGCAGGACGGCCGCAGCGAGAAGATCCACGTCGCGGTGGAGGACCCGGGCAACCTGATGCTGGTGGACGAGCTGCGCTTCCAGCTGCGCAAGCCGCTCAAGGTGTTCGTCGCCGCGTCGGACGACCTGGAGCAGGCGCTCTCGCGCGGCCGGGGCGAGCCGCTGGACATCGTGGAGGCTGAACCCATGGACATGGACGAGGACGATTCGCCGGACATCCTGCCGTCGCCCCCGCCGGCCGCCGCGCGCCCGCCCGCGCCGCCGCGCCCGCCCGCGCCGCCGCTGGACTGGGACCTGCCTCCGCCGCCGCCCCATGACTCCTCCACGGACGGCGCGGAGGTGCTCGAGGACATCCTGGGCTCCACGCCCCGTCCCAAGGCCCCGCGTCCTCCGCCCCCGCCCGCCGCGGCCCGTCCGCCGCCACCCCCGCCTCCCTCGGAGCCGGAGGACCCGAGCAAGCCGCGCGTGCCGGTGGTGCTCTTCGGCGGCGCCGCGCAGGGCGTGAAGCCGTCCGTGGCCCTCACGCCCAAGCCGGACTTCTCCGAGGAGGACCTGGCGGTGCTGGACGACATCGACCGCATCTCGCGCGGCGAGGAGGCCAGCCTGGACACGGAGAAGGTGAAGCCCGCGCGCATGGTCGCGAGCCTCATCCGCCTGCTCATCCGCAAGGGGCTCATCCAGGAGGCGGAGTTCCTGGAGGAGCTGGCCCAGAAGTGA
- a CDS encoding MotA/TolQ/ExbB proton channel family protein produces the protein MSLNDLLHYLRLGGVTLALLLGASVVALGVAIERLIALWGVSERSRNLGEIVQKHLLRGDVAAARTAAERSDAVAADIFLAGFDRWERSRTNGGNGIESAVERERAQVGLKLRRNLWLLATIGSTTPFVGLFGTVAGIMRSFKDLGVDVEAGGTGGSAAVMTGISEALVATAVGILVAVQAMVFYNYFQARLARVLVELRLLGDEFVEVLKERASGGPAPEATTPPRESTPPPVPRTDPQPAS, from the coding sequence ATGAGCCTGAACGATCTACTTCATTACCTTCGCCTGGGCGGCGTCACCCTCGCCCTCCTCCTGGGCGCCTCCGTGGTGGCCCTGGGCGTGGCCATCGAGCGGCTCATCGCCCTCTGGGGCGTGAGCGAGCGCTCCCGCAACCTGGGGGAGATCGTCCAGAAGCACCTCCTCCGGGGGGACGTGGCCGCCGCCCGCACCGCCGCCGAGCGCTCCGACGCCGTGGCGGCCGACATCTTCCTCGCCGGGTTCGACCGCTGGGAGCGCTCCCGCACCAACGGGGGCAACGGCATCGAGTCCGCCGTGGAGCGCGAGCGCGCCCAGGTGGGACTCAAGCTGCGGCGCAACCTGTGGCTGCTCGCCACCATCGGTTCGACGACGCCCTTCGTGGGCCTCTTCGGCACCGTGGCCGGCATCATGCGGTCCTTCAAGGACCTGGGCGTGGACGTGGAGGCCGGCGGCACCGGCGGCTCCGCGGCCGTGATGACGGGCATCTCTGAGGCGCTCGTCGCCACCGCCGTGGGCATCCTCGTCGCCGTGCAGGCGATGGTCTTCTACAACTACTTCCAGGCCCGGCTGGCCCGGGTGCTGGTGGAGCTGCGGCTGTTGGGTGACGAGTTCGTGGAGGTCCTCAAGGAGCGCGCCTCCGGAGGCCCCGCGCCGGAGGCCACCACGCCCCCGCGCGAGAGCACCCCGCCTCCCGTCCCCCGGACGGATCCGCAGCCCGCCTCGTAA
- a CDS encoding MaoC family dehydratase N-terminal domain-containing protein, whose amino-acid sequence MLDKNAIGRASPPTLNEVEKGAIRRFAEAIGDYNPIYYDEEYARASGYPTIVAPPTFPASFHSAADLRELLGVGIKSLLHAEQGFDYERPIFAGDRIYVSTRVSDVFERPGMSGKMDIAVIEDEGRDEEGNLVFRARRTLVVRASKENA is encoded by the coding sequence ATGCTGGACAAGAACGCGATTGGCCGCGCCTCGCCGCCGACGCTCAACGAGGTGGAGAAGGGCGCCATCCGGCGCTTCGCCGAGGCAATCGGCGACTACAATCCCATCTACTACGACGAGGAGTACGCCCGCGCCTCGGGCTACCCCACCATCGTCGCGCCTCCCACGTTCCCCGCGTCGTTCCATTCCGCCGCGGACCTGCGGGAGCTCTTGGGGGTGGGCATCAAGAGCCTGCTGCACGCGGAACAGGGCTTCGACTACGAGCGGCCCATCTTCGCGGGGGACCGCATCTACGTGTCCACGCGCGTGTCGGACGTCTTCGAGCGTCCGGGCATGTCCGGCAAGATGGACATCGCGGTCATCGAGGACGAGGGCCGTGATGAGGAGGGCAACCTCGTCTTCCGCGCCCGCCGCACCCTGGTGGTGCGTGCCTCCAAGGAGAACGCCTGA
- a CDS encoding MaoC family dehydratase, with protein sequence MPARKLYFEAIRVGDELPALAKAPVDRVQLSRYAGASGDYNPVHVDEIYAKSVGMPSVYAPGMLVMGMLGQLISDWARGGQLRRYNVRFIKMVWPGDTVVCKGRVSDRHGSGGRYFVEIDLWAENQKGELVMKGGSQIQLFYSLEDENRQRSGQSPIVVEVPRESLVVPAPAASAPESASPAPAPAPERDRDEEDDEDDEDADEPRSGASSKKTAPREKPAAKTASLPTAKKAKK encoded by the coding sequence ATGCCCGCGCGCAAGCTCTACTTCGAAGCCATCCGCGTCGGTGACGAGCTGCCGGCCCTGGCCAAGGCCCCGGTGGACCGCGTCCAGCTGTCCCGCTACGCGGGCGCCTCCGGTGACTACAACCCGGTGCACGTGGACGAAATCTACGCCAAGAGCGTGGGCATGCCGTCCGTGTACGCCCCCGGCATGCTCGTCATGGGCATGCTCGGCCAGCTCATCAGCGACTGGGCCCGCGGCGGCCAGCTGCGGCGCTACAACGTCCGCTTCATCAAGATGGTCTGGCCGGGCGACACCGTGGTCTGCAAGGGCCGCGTGAGCGACCGCCACGGCTCCGGCGGCCGGTACTTCGTGGAGATCGACCTCTGGGCGGAGAACCAGAAGGGCGAGCTCGTCATGAAGGGCGGCTCGCAGATCCAGCTCTTCTACTCCCTGGAGGACGAGAACCGGCAGCGCTCCGGCCAGTCCCCCATCGTGGTGGAGGTGCCGCGCGAGAGCCTGGTCGTCCCCGCCCCCGCGGCCTCCGCTCCGGAGTCCGCCTCCCCGGCCCCGGCGCCCGCCCCTGAGCGGGACCGCGACGAGGAGGATGACGAGGACGACGAGGATGCGGACGAGCCCCGCTCCGGCGCCTCGTCCAAGAAGACGGCCCCCCGGGAGAAGCCGGCTGCCAAGACGGCGTCACTTCCCACCGCCAAGAAGGCCAAGAAGTAG
- a CDS encoding general secretion pathway protein GspE, whose amino-acid sequence MAQIKLGELLIKANVLQESQLKAALAEQAKWGGKLGEILVRMNLVSEDILVRALSKQLGMPAVNLDSVQMVPPHVKAKIPAQTARDFSVVPLQLRDDGKTLVVAMSDPLNVRVLDELRALSKCRIVANVAGRTSVARAFARLYEETAELEDADTNFKVVDAQGRTVVKNLKDLDPAAAVAMSPKPAAAPPPRQAPPQEAPRAASGSPAELLKSVEEVQRKEVAALKAMVELLIEKGVFSREEYLAKVKR is encoded by the coding sequence ATGGCACAGATCAAGCTTGGAGAACTGCTGATCAAGGCAAACGTCCTGCAGGAGAGCCAGCTCAAGGCGGCGCTCGCCGAGCAGGCCAAGTGGGGCGGGAAGCTGGGCGAGATCCTCGTCCGGATGAACCTCGTCTCCGAGGACATCCTCGTGCGCGCCCTGTCGAAGCAGCTCGGCATGCCGGCGGTGAACCTGGACTCCGTGCAGATGGTGCCGCCGCACGTGAAGGCCAAGATTCCGGCGCAGACGGCCCGCGACTTCTCTGTCGTGCCGCTGCAGCTGCGCGACGACGGCAAGACGCTGGTGGTCGCCATGTCGGACCCGCTCAACGTGCGCGTGCTGGACGAGCTGCGGGCCCTGTCCAAGTGCCGCATCGTGGCCAACGTGGCGGGGCGCACCTCCGTGGCGCGGGCGTTCGCGCGCCTCTACGAGGAGACGGCGGAGCTGGAGGACGCGGACACCAACTTCAAGGTGGTGGACGCGCAGGGCCGCACCGTCGTGAAGAACCTCAAGGACCTGGACCCGGCCGCCGCGGTGGCCATGTCCCCCAAGCCCGCCGCCGCGCCGCCGCCCCGTCAGGCGCCTCCGCAGGAGGCGCCCCGCGCGGCGTCCGGAAGCCCCGCGGAGCTGCTCAAGAGCGTGGAGGAGGTCCAGCGCAAGGAGGTCGCGGCGCTGAAGGCCATGGTGGAGCTGCTCATCGAGAAGGGCGTTTTCTCTCGCGAGGAATACCTCGCCAAGGTCAAGCGGTAG
- a CDS encoding DUF4292 domain-containing protein: protein MNRAAAAIFLALLCSACPKRLEFGPEGRIEDAQTLYQHVRERQAKVVNLEGDAKLHVDSPQGSGTLSTFLSITRPAYIHLETFDFFNRPVASLISDGERFGVYQARENTYLQGPASAENVSRFLPVVLPSEELVAVMLGQVPLLPPESMTLELDEKERVYVLKLQRGPATQTLRVDPKHLRVVKSEVRGVPGYDLAFEDFQQRGDLFFPDKVHLIAASADTKLDLKYTDIRLNGRPDLSLYELAAPEGAKVVNVDARGQEVHSEGPVSQPPPAPGS from the coding sequence ATGAACCGCGCAGCCGCCGCAATCTTCCTGGCCCTCCTCTGTTCTGCCTGCCCCAAACGCCTCGAGTTCGGTCCGGAGGGCCGCATCGAGGACGCCCAGACGCTCTACCAGCACGTGCGCGAGCGGCAGGCGAAGGTGGTGAACCTGGAGGGCGACGCCAAGCTGCACGTGGACTCCCCCCAGGGCAGCGGAACGCTCTCCACCTTCCTCTCCATCACCCGCCCGGCGTACATCCACCTGGAGACGTTCGACTTCTTCAACCGCCCGGTGGCCTCGCTCATCTCCGACGGCGAGCGCTTCGGCGTCTACCAGGCGCGGGAGAACACGTACCTCCAGGGCCCGGCGAGCGCGGAGAACGTGTCCCGCTTCCTGCCCGTCGTCCTGCCGAGCGAGGAGCTGGTCGCGGTGATGCTGGGCCAGGTCCCCCTGCTGCCCCCGGAGTCCATGACCCTGGAGTTGGACGAGAAGGAGCGGGTGTACGTGCTCAAGCTCCAGCGGGGACCCGCCACGCAGACACTGCGCGTGGACCCCAAGCACCTGCGCGTGGTGAAGAGCGAGGTCCGGGGCGTGCCGGGCTATGATCTGGCGTTCGAGGACTTCCAGCAGCGCGGAGATCTGTTCTTTCCGGACAAGGTGCACCTCATCGCCGCCTCGGCGGACACGAAGCTGGACCTGAAATACACCGACATCCGCCTCAACGGCCGGCCGGACCTGTCGCTCTACGAGCTGGCCGCTCCCGAGGGGGCGAAGGTGGTGAACGTCGACGCGCGGGGCCAGGAGGTCCACTCGGAGGGGCCGGTGTCTCAGCCGCCCCCCGCGCCGGGTTCCTGA
- a CDS encoding HD domain-containing phosphohydrolase: protein MARILVVDDDVLILAALSRILVAEGYEVVTHNDPVVAAREQGFDVVLTDFMMPYLNGIELLSALREKNPRAVRLMLTAAADFKTASEAVNRGEVFRLLGKPWALSELTSSVRQAVEHHRLVAANERLTREVAEKNAELVAVNRDLEHRIIERTTGLLDGLISALDYRDTETQWHSRRVSLYARRLAQEIGLTGAALDTVEQGALLHDIGKIGVRDSILLKPGPLTPDEWVEMKQHPEFGYRMLAKMPYLHEAALIVLQHQERWDGKGYPLGLTGEEIVIGARIFCLVDTLDAITSDRPYRKGRPMSVARDEVRRCAGTQFDPLLAEAFLGLPETEWARIRREVELMEAAESHRWTGAKLDANGQPVPACAAGA, encoded by the coding sequence ATGGCCCGGATCCTCGTGGTGGACGACGACGTGCTCATCCTCGCGGCGCTGTCCCGCATCCTCGTGGCGGAGGGGTACGAGGTCGTGACCCACAACGACCCGGTGGTGGCGGCGCGGGAGCAGGGCTTCGACGTGGTGCTGACGGACTTCATGATGCCGTACCTCAACGGCATCGAGCTGTTATCGGCGCTCCGGGAGAAGAACCCGCGCGCGGTGCGGCTGATGTTGACGGCGGCGGCGGACTTCAAGACGGCGTCGGAGGCGGTGAACCGGGGCGAGGTGTTCCGGCTCCTGGGCAAGCCGTGGGCGCTGAGCGAGCTGACCAGCAGCGTGCGCCAGGCCGTCGAGCACCACCGGCTGGTGGCGGCCAACGAGCGGCTGACTCGCGAGGTCGCGGAGAAGAACGCGGAGCTCGTGGCCGTCAACCGGGACCTGGAGCACCGGATCATCGAGCGTACGACGGGGCTGCTGGACGGGCTGATCAGCGCGCTGGACTACCGCGACACGGAGACGCAGTGGCACTCGCGGCGCGTGTCGCTGTACGCGCGGCGGCTGGCGCAGGAGATCGGCCTCACCGGCGCGGCGCTGGACACGGTGGAACAGGGCGCGCTGTTGCACGACATCGGGAAGATTGGCGTGCGGGACTCCATCCTGCTCAAGCCCGGGCCGCTCACGCCGGACGAGTGGGTGGAGATGAAGCAGCATCCAGAGTTCGGCTACCGGATGCTCGCGAAGATGCCCTACCTGCATGAGGCGGCGCTCATCGTGCTGCAGCACCAGGAGCGCTGGGACGGCAAGGGCTACCCGCTGGGGCTCACGGGCGAGGAGATCGTCATCGGGGCGCGCATCTTCTGCCTGGTGGACACGCTGGACGCCATCACGTCGGACCGGCCCTATCGCAAGGGGCGGCCCATGAGCGTGGCGCGCGACGAGGTCCGCCGCTGCGCGGGCACGCAGTTCGACCCGCTGCTCGCGGAGGCGTTCCTGGGCCTGCCGGAGACGGAGTGGGCCCGGATCCGCCGCGAGGTGGAGCTGATGGAGGCGGCGGAGAGCCACCGCTGGACGGGCGCGAAGCTCGACGCGAACGGCCAGCCCGTGCCCGCGTGCGCCGCCGGGGCCTGA
- a CDS encoding biopolymer transporter ExbD translates to MAMGKTPGASEDEGDGAGFAEINITPLTDVMLVLLIIFMVTSSVITQQGPGGGAKAGLKVNLPKGGAADVTARTTDLSVAVLADGRFVLAGNVVAEAELKQAFDKAKEQNPDTVVIVQADEGVPHGTVVQVMELAKKAGLAQLAIGVREGN, encoded by the coding sequence ATGGCCATGGGAAAGACGCCCGGCGCGTCCGAGGACGAAGGCGACGGCGCGGGCTTCGCGGAGATCAACATCACGCCGCTGACGGACGTGATGCTGGTGCTGCTCATCATCTTCATGGTGACCAGCTCGGTCATCACCCAGCAGGGCCCGGGCGGCGGCGCCAAGGCGGGCCTCAAGGTGAACCTGCCCAAGGGCGGCGCCGCGGACGTCACCGCGCGCACCACGGACCTGTCCGTGGCCGTGCTGGCGGACGGCCGCTTCGTGCTCGCGGGCAACGTGGTGGCGGAGGCGGAGCTCAAGCAGGCCTTCGACAAGGCGAAGGAGCAGAACCCCGACACCGTGGTCATCGTGCAGGCGGACGAGGGCGTCCCCCACGGCACCGTGGTGCAGGTGATGGAGCTGGCCAAGAAGGCCGGCCTCGCGCAGCTGGCCATCGGCGTGCGCGAAGGCAACTAG
- a CDS encoding dihydrodipicolinate reductase, which produces MARAPEGPVPVVVMGLGFIGQEIARAALSSPEVELIGAVDPQPTLVGRPLSDVLGQGGPRFKVSDSLERAVGRRKGVVVLHATGSRLAQVMDQLLEALKLGLPVASTCEELAFAHLKYPELADKLERAAQKAGVAIVGTGVNPGFVLDRLVAVAGQVCGPVRKVTASRVVDARTRREALQRKVGAGLTEEEFFDLVDREELGHVGLVESAALAALGLGLDCDDFEEEVTPVFAEEDITGGAFVVKKGRVAGMFQSVVGLEEGQERVRLELTIAVGADNPRDRIEIDADPRLVLEIPGGVAGDRATANALVNAAPRLTAAEAGLLTVLELPSGR; this is translated from the coding sequence ATGGCTAGAGCCCCTGAAGGGCCGGTGCCGGTGGTGGTGATGGGGCTGGGGTTCATCGGGCAGGAAATCGCCAGGGCGGCCCTCTCGTCCCCCGAAGTGGAGTTGATTGGCGCGGTGGATCCGCAGCCCACCCTGGTGGGTCGTCCCCTGAGCGACGTGCTCGGGCAGGGCGGACCGCGCTTCAAGGTGTCGGACTCGCTGGAGCGCGCCGTGGGGCGCCGCAAGGGCGTGGTGGTGTTGCACGCCACCGGCTCGCGGCTGGCCCAGGTGATGGATCAGCTGCTGGAGGCGCTGAAGCTGGGCCTGCCGGTGGCCAGCACCTGCGAGGAGCTGGCGTTCGCGCACCTCAAGTACCCCGAGCTGGCGGACAAGCTGGAGCGCGCCGCCCAGAAGGCGGGCGTCGCCATCGTGGGGACGGGCGTGAACCCGGGCTTCGTGCTGGACCGGCTGGTGGCCGTCGCCGGGCAGGTGTGCGGCCCCGTTCGCAAGGTGACGGCCAGCCGGGTGGTGGACGCCCGCACGCGCCGTGAGGCCCTGCAGCGCAAGGTGGGCGCGGGCCTGACGGAGGAGGAGTTCTTCGACCTGGTGGACCGCGAGGAGCTGGGCCACGTGGGGCTGGTGGAGTCCGCGGCGCTGGCGGCGCTGGGGCTGGGGCTGGACTGCGACGACTTCGAGGAGGAGGTCACGCCCGTCTTCGCCGAGGAGGACATCACCGGCGGCGCATTTGTCGTGAAGAAAGGCCGCGTCGCGGGCATGTTCCAGTCCGTGGTGGGTTTGGAGGAGGGGCAGGAGCGGGTCCGCCTGGAGCTCACCATCGCGGTTGGGGCGGACAACCCACGGGATCGCATCGAGATCGACGCGGATCCCAGGCTGGTGCTGGAGATACCGGGGGGAGTGGCGGGTGACCGGGCCACCGCGAATGCGCTGGTGAATGCCGCGCCACGTTTGACCGCAGCGGAGGCCGGGCTCCTGACGGTGCTCGAGCTTCCGTCCGGTCGCTGA